A single genomic interval of uncultured Desulfobacter sp. harbors:
- the iscB gene encoding RNA-guided endonuclease IscB — protein sequence MAKGINPKGLSFILAKILIMRVFVLNKHGEQLMPCKPRKAKILLNEKKAKVVRRSPFTIQLLYGSSGYKQNLTLGVDTGHNGVGLSVISETKEVFSAVAEMRNDISIKMTQRRMYRRNRRSRLRYREPRFNNRAPSTRKGRLAPSVQWKIDAHARLINQLKALMPITKIVLETGTFDPHKLKDPSVKNHQYQKGVQYGFENVKAYVLARDGYTCQCGKRGCTDKLEVHHIVPRSEGGSDAPENLITLCSKHHKVLHAGKITLNVKKYKSLKSATTMNIIRSQLLEMFPDAIETFGYVTKANRYTNNIEKTHANDAFVIAGGTTQARDTVRSVTFKRKNNRSLQKNRKGFAPSIRRQRYQIQPTDLIQYQGRICAAKGTQNKGTYVAFMAGSKRVVKSIQQLVLIFQHKGIVCA from the coding sequence TTGGCGAAGGGAATCAATCCGAAAGGACTTAGCTTCATTTTAGCTAAGATACTAATTATGAGAGTTTTCGTTCTAAATAAGCATGGTGAACAATTGATGCCGTGCAAGCCTCGTAAAGCAAAAATATTGTTGAATGAGAAAAAAGCCAAAGTGGTTCGACGTAGTCCGTTTACGATTCAATTGTTGTATGGCTCCAGCGGCTATAAGCAGAATTTAACACTGGGCGTTGACACCGGCCATAATGGGGTCGGCTTGTCTGTTATATCAGAAACTAAAGAAGTCTTTTCTGCTGTGGCTGAAATGAGAAACGATATTTCCATCAAAATGACACAGAGGCGTATGTATCGTCGCAATCGACGCAGTCGTTTAAGATACCGCGAGCCTCGTTTTAATAATCGTGCACCATCTACCCGAAAGGGACGATTGGCGCCTTCCGTACAATGGAAGATTGATGCCCATGCACGATTGATTAACCAGTTAAAGGCGCTGATGCCGATTACAAAAATCGTTTTAGAGACCGGCACGTTTGATCCACACAAGTTGAAAGATCCAAGCGTGAAAAACCACCAATATCAGAAAGGCGTTCAGTACGGTTTTGAGAATGTTAAAGCCTACGTATTGGCCCGGGACGGTTACACATGCCAATGCGGAAAAAGAGGGTGTACGGATAAGCTTGAAGTCCATCATATTGTTCCGCGTTCCGAGGGTGGGTCCGACGCCCCGGAAAATTTAATAACACTCTGTTCAAAGCATCACAAAGTGCTCCATGCCGGCAAGATAACGCTTAACGTTAAAAAATACAAAAGCTTAAAATCCGCCACAACGATGAATATTATTCGCTCGCAGTTGTTGGAAATGTTTCCGGATGCAATAGAGACATTCGGTTATGTCACAAAAGCAAACCGATACACGAATAATATAGAAAAAACCCATGCGAATGATGCATTTGTCATAGCCGGCGGAACTACCCAGGCGCGTGATACAGTGCGATCCGTTACATTCAAACGGAAGAATAACCGCTCCCTGCAAAAAAACAGGAAGGGTTTTGCCCCTTCCATTCGAAGACAAAGATATCAGATACAACCAACAGATCTGATTCAGTATCAGGGCCGGATTTGTGCAGCAAAAGGCACACAAAACAAAGGTACGTATGTAGCCTTTATGGCCGGCTCAAAACGTGTGGTGAAATCAATCCAACAGTTGGTTTTAATATTTCAGCACAAAGGCATTGTATGTGCATAG
- the pheA gene encoding prephenate dehydratase — translation MTNRENKEKENQQQTGEGTSSLSPLRGEIDRIDERILELINQRLEIGKKVGEIKKQKGSQILDRARERMVIERLTQLNPGPADESLIQYIFNVIITATREIQKPKTIGYLGPVASHSHIAALHYFNHCGEFVEQPGFFDIFNNIKRKELHFGIVPVENSIEGAVNYTLDLFAEFDIHITAEHYEPVSHDLLSITGELKDVKTVYSHPQAIAQCKNWLKKHLPHAIVMETTSTSNAALMASKDEQIAAIASGKAAHFYNLLPVASRIQDRAGNITRFLVIGGDRPERTGHDKTSIMFATNHTPGALFRALSPVNRAGLNMVKLESRPTRHYNWSYHFFMDIEGHIQDEIVFQTIEQIRSQALYLKVLGSYPIMSKQEISQ, via the coding sequence ATGACAAATCGAGAGAACAAGGAAAAAGAAAATCAACAACAAACCGGGGAAGGGACATCCTCACTCTCTCCGCTTCGTGGGGAAATTGACCGTATTGATGAGCGCATTCTTGAACTGATCAACCAACGTCTTGAGATCGGTAAAAAAGTAGGGGAGATTAAAAAACAAAAAGGCAGTCAGATCCTGGACCGGGCCCGGGAACGCATGGTGATCGAGCGGCTTACCCAATTGAATCCCGGCCCTGCGGATGAAAGCCTGATTCAGTATATTTTCAATGTGATTATTACGGCCACACGGGAAATCCAGAAACCTAAAACCATTGGTTATTTAGGGCCTGTTGCCAGTCATTCTCATATTGCAGCCCTTCATTATTTTAATCACTGCGGGGAATTTGTGGAACAACCCGGTTTTTTCGATATTTTTAACAATATTAAACGAAAAGAACTTCATTTCGGCATTGTCCCTGTTGAAAATTCCATTGAAGGGGCTGTTAATTATACCCTTGATCTGTTTGCCGAATTTGATATTCATATTACAGCCGAGCACTATGAGCCCGTTTCCCATGATCTGTTATCCATCACAGGGGAACTCAAAGACGTTAAAACCGTTTATTCCCACCCCCAGGCCATTGCCCAGTGCAAAAATTGGTTGAAGAAACACCTGCCCCATGCCATAGTCATGGAGACTACCTCCACATCAAATGCGGCACTTATGGCCTCAAAGGATGAACAGATTGCCGCCATTGCGTCGGGCAAAGCGGCTCATTTTTATAACTTGCTGCCGGTGGCATCAAGAATACAGGACCGTGCCGGCAACATTACGCGCTTTCTTGTGATTGGGGGAGATCGTCCGGAAAGAACAGGACATGATAAAACCTCAATTATGTTTGCCACAAATCACACGCCGGGCGCTCTTTTCAGGGCGCTTTCACCTGTGAACCGAGCCGGCCTGAACATGGTTAAACTTGAATCCCGGCCCACGCGCCACTATAACTGGAGCTATCATTTTTTCATGGATATTGAAGGGCACATTCAGGATGAAATTGTATTTCAAACCATTGAGCAGATTCGAAGTCAGGCCCTGTATTTAAAGGTGTTGGGGTCATACCCGATTATGTCAAAGCAGGAGATATCACAATGA
- a CDS encoding shikimate dehydrogenase, translated as MIDAATRLYCVFGNPVRHSKSPVIHNAAFKHKGINAVYLAFEVQDAGNAIQAMRTLGIQGASVTIPFKESIMEHIDWIDPTAQAIGAVNTIVHEDGVLKGYNTDCQAAVAPLVPFGISGKTVCIVGAGGAARAVAHGISAQNGDIIITNRTEQKGQALAERVNARFIPANEMAHIQADVVVNTTSIGMIPKADKISFPPDALTSDMVVMDVVYTPLRTRLLEAAEQKGCTTIDGLSMFIAQAAAQFELWTGITPDTDLMRNTIINDKRRTS; from the coding sequence ATGATTGACGCTGCCACCCGGTTATATTGTGTATTTGGAAATCCTGTCAGACACTCTAAGAGCCCTGTAATTCATAATGCAGCGTTTAAACACAAGGGCATCAATGCCGTTTACCTCGCCTTTGAAGTTCAGGATGCAGGCAATGCGATACAGGCTATGCGTACGCTGGGTATCCAGGGCGCTTCCGTGACCATTCCTTTCAAGGAATCCATTATGGAACATATTGATTGGATCGATCCCACAGCCCAGGCCATTGGTGCCGTAAACACCATTGTTCATGAAGACGGTGTGTTAAAAGGCTATAATACCGATTGTCAGGCGGCTGTTGCACCCCTTGTCCCCTTTGGTATTTCAGGAAAAACCGTTTGCATTGTGGGTGCAGGCGGTGCAGCGCGGGCTGTGGCCCACGGTATTTCAGCTCAAAATGGGGATATCATTATCACCAATCGAACGGAACAAAAAGGACAGGCCCTGGCTGAAAGGGTTAATGCACGGTTTATACCTGCCAATGAGATGGCACATATCCAGGCAGATGTGGTCGTCAACACCACAAGCATCGGCATGATACCCAAAGCGGATAAGATAAGCTTTCCACCGGACGCATTAACATCTGACATGGTGGTGATGGATGTGGTGTATACCCCGTTGAGGACCCGGTTGCTTGAAGCGGCGGAACAAAAAGGCTGTACAACCATTGACGGTTTATCCATGTTCATTGCCCAGGCCGCAGCCCAGTTTGAATTATGGACAGGTATAACCCCCGATACGGACCTGATGCGGAACACCATTATTAATGATAAAAGGAGAACGTCATGA
- the aroA gene encoding 3-phosphoshikimate 1-carboxyvinyltransferase produces the protein MKQVISRTIQDQVVKIPGSKSISHRMLICAALADGISEIYNVLDSQDISLTRKTLECMGAQIENRQDGGLSVTGFGGRPKPWPDPIHLGNSGTSMRLLAGIAALGSTPYTLTGDERMRQRPMGELLDALSRIRISADSQNNEGTPPVVIQGGDRAGGRTLLDCSRSSQYLSALLMAGAFFDQGLVIDLTGPAVSQPYIDLTLDVMKQFGVNAFQISDTCYEVPGDQTYSAGTRSVEPDLSNAGYFWAAGAVTGADIGVDNIGTASLQGDLKQAYIFEKMGCLVNHDGRVLRVKGHSPLQGVDVDMSDTPDAVPAVAVTAAFAEGTTRITNIGHLRVKECDRIDAVCSQLTKMGIQAVQGPDFMEITGGTPHGAVIETFNDHRIAMAFAVAGLRVEGIQIENPVCVEKSFPTFWQLFDAL, from the coding sequence ATGAAGCAGGTAATTTCCAGAACTATCCAGGACCAGGTGGTCAAAATCCCGGGCTCCAAAAGCATCTCACACAGGATGCTGATCTGTGCAGCTCTGGCAGACGGCATATCTGAAATTTATAATGTACTGGACAGCCAGGATATTTCACTTACCCGCAAAACCCTGGAGTGCATGGGTGCTCAAATTGAAAACAGACAAGACGGGGGCCTGTCGGTCACAGGTTTCGGCGGACGTCCAAAACCCTGGCCGGATCCCATCCACCTTGGTAATTCAGGCACGTCCATGCGCCTTTTAGCAGGTATTGCCGCCCTTGGCAGTACCCCATATACCCTGACCGGGGATGAGCGCATGCGTCAACGCCCCATGGGAGAGCTTTTAGATGCCCTTAGCCGTATCCGGATCAGTGCCGACTCCCAAAATAATGAAGGTACGCCGCCGGTAGTGATTCAGGGCGGAGACAGGGCAGGGGGGCGGACGCTTCTTGATTGCTCCCGGTCAAGCCAGTACCTGTCTGCCCTACTCATGGCCGGGGCTTTTTTTGACCAAGGCCTTGTGATTGATCTGACAGGGCCTGCCGTGTCCCAACCTTATATTGATTTAACTTTGGATGTGATGAAACAGTTCGGGGTCAATGCCTTCCAGATATCCGACACCTGTTATGAGGTCCCAGGGGACCAGACCTACTCCGCCGGAACCAGATCCGTGGAGCCTGATCTTTCCAATGCCGGCTATTTTTGGGCAGCAGGGGCTGTAACAGGTGCGGATATCGGCGTGGATAACATCGGCACAGCCTCCTTGCAGGGAGATTTGAAACAGGCATACATATTTGAGAAGATGGGCTGTTTGGTAAATCATGACGGCAGGGTCCTGCGGGTAAAAGGCCATTCCCCCTTGCAAGGTGTGGATGTGGATATGTCCGATACACCGGATGCCGTGCCTGCTGTGGCTGTAACTGCCGCATTTGCAGAAGGCACCACCCGGATTACCAATATCGGTCATCTTCGGGTTAAGGAGTGCGACCGCATTGATGCGGTTTGTTCCCAGCTGACCAAAATGGGAATTCAAGCAGTGCAGGGACCGGATTTTATGGAAATTACCGGCGGCACGCCCCATGGCGCAGTCATCGAAACCTTTAATGACCATCGCATTGCCATGGCCTTTGCCGTTGCAGGTCTTAGGGTGGAGGGCATTCAAATTGAAAATCCCGTGTGCGTGGAAAAATCATTCCCCACATTCTGGCAGCTTTTTGATGCCTTGTAA
- the aroL gene encoding shikimate kinase AroL — protein sequence MGPIFLIGYRCTGKTTTGKYLADLLNKKFLDTDLVLESTYGTTIAQMVARHGWSYFRAKETETLVNLDLKNAPVVATGGGIILAEENRQFLKENGVVVYLYATASVLTDRIRKDEDNTERRPDLTRDSLALETEKMLEIRNPLYQALAAISINTEEYDPKAAALRIKAELDPGSPNINFKKGEF from the coding sequence ATGGGGCCTATTTTTCTTATCGGATACCGGTGTACCGGCAAAACCACTACCGGAAAGTACCTTGCCGATCTTTTGAACAAAAAGTTTCTGGATACGGATTTGGTTTTGGAATCAACTTACGGCACAACCATTGCACAGATGGTGGCCCGGCACGGCTGGTCCTATTTCAGGGCAAAAGAAACCGAAACGCTCGTGAATCTGGATTTAAAGAATGCGCCTGTCGTAGCCACGGGGGGGGGGATCATCCTTGCAGAAGAAAATAGACAGTTTTTAAAAGAGAACGGGGTTGTTGTATATCTGTATGCAACGGCATCTGTTTTAACAGACAGAATCCGCAAAGATGAAGACAACACCGAGCGAAGACCGGACCTTACCCGTGACAGCCTTGCCCTTGAAACGGAAAAAATGCTTGAAATCAGAAATCCATTGTACCAGGCTCTTGCCGCTATATCCATTAACACGGAAGAATATGACCCGAAAGCAGCGGCGCTCCGAATCAAGGCCGAACTTGACCCAGGGAGTCCAAACATTAATTTTAAAAAAGGAGAATTTTAA
- a CDS encoding hotdog domain-containing protein, whose protein sequence is MDIITHQLIDNELCGKPVMVENGKSRVEYMTTSRMAADDSGLVHGGFIFGLADYAAMLAVNHPNVVLGGADVKFLKPVKAGESVYAQAGVTSVSGKKQMVSVEVKREDEVVFKGDFSCFVLEKHVLE, encoded by the coding sequence ATGGATATCATAACCCATCAATTGATAGACAATGAACTGTGCGGCAAGCCGGTCATGGTGGAAAACGGTAAAAGTCGTGTGGAATATATGACCACGTCCAGAATGGCGGCAGATGATTCAGGACTGGTGCATGGCGGATTTATTTTCGGACTTGCCGACTATGCGGCCATGCTTGCGGTGAATCATCCCAATGTCGTGCTTGGCGGGGCAGATGTTAAATTCCTAAAACCTGTTAAAGCAGGAGAATCTGTATATGCCCAAGCCGGTGTAACATCAGTATCAGGCAAAAAGCAGATGGTCAGCGTTGAGGTTAAACGTGAAGATGAGGTGGTTTTCAAGGGGGATTTTTCCTGTTTTGTCCTGGAAAAACATGTTCTTGAATAA
- a CDS encoding TolC family protein, translating into MNKIYVCVQALFLIIFGFSAQGICEPSYTLKQLCRIANENAETIHIAREQTYIVEQDKKRAQSVLIPSATLYGSYLNYKNDDDYTPDVNTLGGKLTQSFTLNGKELIAYDVSKKNIEKAKFSEQTIRSNYIFQVAQAFIQTLNLKRLVEVADAEVERLSIYRDSVNQKLTVGSVTKPAMYRAQAELSKAKTNQIVALNNVQTAKAGIVRLTGIEDKFSIAPGDTKDIENFSITLEEIKSRALENRYEIKEATKDIEIAQRTIDYEKGDYWPRIDLEGGYREKDISYDRGTGPQGEYDTEEAYIQAQLVFTLYDGGLRRAQVRQAQARQRQAKQALADEEKAVILESKQSFLEFNTSKSTLINLADEVKSAEENYNAVQMQFKYGMADSIDIMDANTLLVDAQRRMSNARSSFYLSILKIIYTQGDILGHFLNEE; encoded by the coding sequence ATGAACAAGATTTATGTCTGTGTTCAGGCATTATTTTTAATAATTTTCGGATTTTCAGCACAAGGCATCTGCGAACCGTCATACACCCTGAAACAATTGTGCCGAATTGCTAATGAAAATGCAGAAACCATCCATATTGCCAGGGAACAGACCTATATTGTGGAACAGGATAAAAAGCGGGCCCAGTCCGTGCTTATTCCGTCAGCAACCCTATACGGCAGTTACCTGAATTATAAAAACGACGATGATTATACGCCTGATGTAAATACCTTGGGCGGCAAACTCACCCAGTCATTTACCCTGAACGGCAAGGAACTGATCGCCTATGATGTCAGTAAAAAAAACATTGAAAAGGCAAAATTTTCAGAACAGACCATTAGAAGCAATTATATTTTCCAGGTGGCCCAGGCCTTTATCCAGACGTTGAATTTGAAACGTCTGGTGGAGGTCGCCGATGCCGAAGTTGAGCGTTTGAGCATATACAGGGATTCGGTGAATCAAAAACTGACTGTGGGCAGTGTGACAAAACCGGCCATGTACAGGGCCCAGGCAGAATTATCAAAGGCTAAAACCAATCAGATTGTGGCACTCAATAATGTTCAGACAGCCAAAGCCGGTATTGTCAGGCTCACCGGCATCGAAGATAAGTTCTCCATTGCACCGGGGGATACCAAAGATATTGAAAATTTTTCAATCACCCTTGAAGAAATAAAATCCCGTGCCCTTGAAAACCGTTATGAAATCAAGGAAGCCACAAAGGATATTGAAATTGCCCAACGGACCATTGACTATGAAAAGGGTGATTACTGGCCCCGCATTGATCTTGAAGGCGGCTACCGTGAAAAAGACATCAGTTATGATAGAGGAACCGGGCCCCAAGGCGAATATGATACCGAAGAGGCATATATCCAGGCCCAACTTGTGTTTACCTTGTATGACGGCGGATTACGAAGGGCTCAGGTACGACAGGCCCAGGCAAGGCAGCGCCAGGCAAAGCAGGCCCTGGCCGATGAAGAAAAGGCGGTAATCCTTGAATCAAAGCAGTCCTTTCTGGAATTTAATACCTCAAAATCAACCCTGATCAATCTTGCTGATGAAGTAAAATCGGCCGAAGAAAATTACAATGCCGTTCAGATGCAGTTTAAATACGGCATGGCTGACAGTATTGATATCATGGATGCTAATACGTTGCTTGTAGACGCCCAGCGGCGCATGTCCAATGCCCGGTCTTCATTTTATCTGTCCATATTGAAAATCATATACACCCAGGGGGATATCCTGGGTCATTTTTTAAACGAAGAATGA
- a CDS encoding glycogen/starch/alpha-glucan phosphorylase yields MENQRRYPGKAPENIDQSATDLNEDIKHHIMTTMGNDFYPPRKDTYYNGLAYSVRDRLVTRWLNSQRSFYDRSAKRVYYLSLEFLPGRFLMNYVTNMQLNEACEKALEETDFTLEQLEEQEWDAGLGNGGLGRLASCYMDSMASLNIPGYGYGIMYDYGIFYQTIVNGYQVEQCDNWVRWGNPWEFKRRGFLYKVQFYGRSEPYINSAGKRCYRWVDTIDINAMACDILIPGYGTQNVNNMRLWAAMSSQEFSLHEFNQGDYIGAMESKVLTENISKVLYPSDEKDVGKELRLKQQYFFVAATFQDILRRFKKHNSDFNLLPERVAVQLNDTHPAIAVPELMRLLLDEEGLEWNFAWEISVKTFAYTNHTVLPEALEAWPVRLISKLLPRHMEIIYEINRRFLSMVEKQYPDKPELLRRVSIIEDGPEQRVRMAHLAIVGSHTVNGVAALHSRIIKEKLFKDFDIIFPGKIINVTNGVTPRRWVLQANPALSSLITDTIGPDWITDLDQLKKLIPHADNPEFREKWRQVKLRNKARLVKYIKRKVNTDVNPDTLFDVHVKRIHEYKRQLLNIFHVITLYNRIKKDPSKEIVPRTVIFGGKAAPSYAQAKLIIKLINSVADLVNNDPDVNHKLEVIFLPNYCVSQAEKIIPATDLSEQISTAGLEASGTGNMKFALNGALTIGTLDGANIEMMEEVGEDNIFIFGLTAKEVEKKRAQGYDPWHYYNSDEELRTTLDMVRLNHFIPEEPNLFLPIWDSLMALGDKYFVLADFRAFIQAQDKVRALYLDQEQWTRCSILNTANMGKFSSDRAVREYARDIWNIEISK; encoded by the coding sequence ATGGAGAACCAAAGACGTTATCCGGGCAAGGCTCCGGAAAACATTGACCAGTCCGCCACAGATCTTAACGAAGATATTAAACATCACATCATGACAACCATGGGGAATGATTTTTATCCCCCCAGAAAAGACACGTATTACAATGGGCTGGCCTACAGTGTCCGTGACCGGTTGGTTACAAGGTGGCTCAATTCCCAGCGCTCTTTCTACGACAGAAGTGCGAAACGGGTTTACTATCTTTCCCTTGAATTTTTGCCCGGCCGGTTTTTAATGAATTATGTTACCAACATGCAATTGAACGAAGCGTGCGAAAAAGCCCTGGAAGAAACCGATTTTACCCTGGAGCAGCTTGAAGAGCAGGAATGGGATGCAGGTCTTGGCAACGGTGGATTGGGCAGGCTTGCGTCATGCTACATGGACTCCATGGCCTCTTTGAATATTCCGGGATATGGCTACGGTATCATGTATGATTACGGCATATTTTATCAAACCATTGTCAACGGGTATCAGGTGGAACAATGTGATAACTGGGTGCGTTGGGGTAATCCTTGGGAATTCAAGCGCCGGGGATTTTTATACAAGGTTCAATTTTACGGCAGGTCTGAACCCTATATAAACAGTGCGGGCAAGCGTTGTTACCGGTGGGTGGATACGATAGACATTAATGCCATGGCCTGTGATATTCTTATCCCGGGATACGGTACCCAGAACGTCAACAACATGCGGCTGTGGGCGGCCATGTCCAGCCAGGAATTCTCTTTGCATGAGTTTAATCAGGGCGATTATATTGGTGCCATGGAGAGCAAGGTGCTCACGGAAAATATCTCCAAGGTGCTTTATCCCAGTGATGAAAAAGATGTGGGCAAGGAACTTCGTCTCAAACAGCAGTATTTTTTTGTGGCTGCCACCTTCCAGGACATTCTGCGCAGGTTTAAGAAGCATAACTCTGATTTTAATTTGCTGCCTGAGCGGGTTGCTGTCCAGCTCAATGACACCCATCCAGCCATTGCCGTTCCCGAACTCATGCGTCTGTTGCTGGATGAGGAAGGCCTTGAATGGAATTTTGCCTGGGAGATTTCAGTAAAAACATTTGCTTATACCAACCATACCGTGCTGCCCGAAGCACTGGAAGCCTGGCCGGTCCGCCTTATTTCAAAATTGCTTCCCCGTCACATGGAAATCATCTACGAGATAAACAGACGGTTTTTAAGTATGGTGGAAAAACAGTATCCAGACAAACCTGAATTATTACGCCGGGTCTCAATTATCGAAGATGGCCCGGAACAAAGGGTGCGCATGGCCCATCTGGCCATTGTGGGAAGTCACACGGTCAACGGTGTGGCCGCCCTTCATTCCAGAATTATCAAAGAAAAATTATTTAAAGATTTTGACATTATTTTTCCCGGGAAAATTATCAATGTCACCAACGGAGTGACACCTCGACGGTGGGTACTCCAGGCAAACCCGGCGTTATCATCCCTTATCACCGACACTATTGGGCCGGACTGGATTACCGATCTTGACCAACTCAAAAAGCTTATCCCCCATGCAGACAACCCTGAATTTCGTGAAAAATGGCGGCAGGTAAAATTAAGAAACAAAGCGCGTTTGGTAAAATATATCAAGCGGAAAGTGAACACGGACGTAAACCCCGATACGCTGTTCGATGTTCATGTGAAGCGGATTCACGAGTACAAACGCCAACTTTTAAATATTTTTCATGTCATCACCCTGTATAACCGGATAAAAAAAGATCCGTCCAAAGAGATTGTGCCGAGGACGGTTATTTTTGGCGGTAAGGCCGCACCTTCCTATGCCCAGGCAAAACTGATCATCAAGCTGATCAACTCCGTTGCAGACCTTGTCAATAATGATCCGGACGTGAACCATAAGCTTGAGGTTATTTTTTTGCCCAATTATTGTGTTTCCCAGGCGGAAAAAATTATACCCGCAACAGATCTGTCCGAGCAGATTTCAACGGCTGGACTTGAAGCGTCAGGTACCGGAAACATGAAATTTGCCTTAAACGGAGCGCTTACCATCGGCACCCTTGACGGGGCCAATATCGAGATGATGGAAGAGGTGGGCGAAGACAATATTTTCATTTTCGGCCTGACCGCCAAAGAGGTGGAAAAAAAGAGAGCCCAAGGATACGATCCCTGGCATTATTACAACAGCGATGAAGAACTGAGAACCACGCTGGACATGGTCAGGCTTAATCATTTTATTCCGGAAGAGCCCAATCTTTTCCTACCCATCTGGGATTCACTGATGGCCCTTGGAGATAAGTATTTTGTTCTTGCTGATTTCCGCGCCTTCATCCAGGCCCAGGACAAGGTCCGGGCCCTGTATCTGGATCAGGAGCAATGGACCAGATGTTCCATTTTAAATACGGCAAATATGGGAAAATTCTCCAGCGACAGAGCTGTTAGGGAATATGCCCGGGATATCTGGAATATTGAGATTTCTAAATAG